A window of the Hordeum vulgare subsp. vulgare chromosome 5H, MorexV3_pseudomolecules_assembly, whole genome shotgun sequence genome harbors these coding sequences:
- the LOC123451926 gene encoding protein indeterminate-domain 5, chloroplastic-like, which produces MAAASSAPFFGLSDTQMQPLMPAQQQPAPAAAAPAPKKKRNQPGNPNPDAEVIALSPRSLMATNRFVCEVCGKGFQREQNLQLHRRGHNLPWKLKQKNPKETRRRVYLCPEPTCVHHDPARALGDLTGIKKHYCRKHGEKKWKCDKCAKRYAVQSDWKAHSKTCGTREYRCDCGTLFSRRDSFITHRAFCDALAQESARLPPIGAGMYGGPGNMGLGNLSGMAQMPGGFPDQSGHHSSASAIDVLNLGGGGANAGQFEHLMSSSSGSSMFRSQAATSSPFYMGGGAAQEFAEDDVHRSHGNQGSLLQGKSPAAFHGLMQLPDQHQGGGGGNGNNNLLNLGFFSGNGNGGGQDSRLVFQNQYNGSAGNGNSSNGNGENGGMVASGSVLGGGGGGFPSMYSSSEPGAGLPQMSATALLQKAAQMGATTSSHNAGAGSAGLLRGPGMRGGSGEGGSALAAAAAANERQSFHDLIMNSLGSGSGASATTGGRAGPFGSGGGFPVDDGKLSTRDFLGVGPGGVVQAGMGPPRRHSGGAGLHMGSLDPAELK; this is translated from the exons ATGGCCGCCGCGTCGTCCGCTCCATTCTTCGGCCTCTCCGACACGCAGATGCAGCCGCTGATGCCCGCGCAGCAGCaacccgcccccgccgccgccgcgccggcGCCCAAGAAGAAGCGCAACCAGCCGGGCAACCCAA ATCCTGACGCGGAGGTGATCGCGCTGTCGCCGCGGTCGCTCATGGCGACGAACAGGTTCGTGTGCGAGGTGTGCGGCAAGGGGTTCCAGCGGGAGCAGAACCTGCAGCTGCACCGCCGCGGCCACAACCTGCCCTGGAAGCTGAAGCAGAAGAACCCCAAGGAGACTCGCCGGCGGGTGTACCTGTGCCCGGAGCCGACGTGCGTGCACCACGACCCGGCGCGCGCCCTGGGCGACCTCACCGGCATCAAGAAGCACTACTGCCGGAAGCACGGCGAGAAGAAGTGGAAGTGCGACAAGTGCGCCAAGCGCTACGCCGTGCAGTCCGACTGGAAGGCCCACTCCAAGACCTGCGGCACCCGCGAGTACCGCTGCGACTGTGGCACCCTCTTCTCAAG GAGGGACAGCTTCATCACCCACCGCGCCTTCTGCGACGCGCTGGCCCAGGAGAGCGCGCGGCTGCCGCCGATCGGCGCCGGCATGTACGGCGGCCCTGGCAACATGGGCCTCGGTAATCTGTCCGGCATGGCTCAGATGCCCGGCGGCTTCCCAGACCAATCCGGCCACCACTCATCAGCTTCGGCCATCGACGTCCTCAACCTTGGTGGCGGTGGCGCTAACGCCGGTCAGTTCGAGCACCTCATGTCATCCTCCTCGGGGTCCTCCATGTTCCGCTCCCAGGCCGCAACCTCCTCTCCGTTCTATATGGGCGGGGGCGCCGCCCAGGAATTTGCGGAAGACGACGTCCACCGTTCCCATGGCAACCAAGGCTCTCTCCTCCAGGGAAAGTCTCCCGCGGCCTTCCATGGCCTTATGCAACTTCCGGACCAGCaccagggaggcggcggcggcaacggcaacaacaacctcCTGAACCTTGGCTTCTTCTCAGGCAATGGCAACGGGGGCGGCCAGGACTCGCGCCTGGTCTTCCAGAACCAGTACAACGGCAGCGCCGGAAATGGAAACAGCAGCAATGGAAATGGAGAGAATGGCGGCATGGTCGCGTCCGGCAGCGTcctgggaggcggtggtgggggcTTCCCTTCGATGTACAGCTCGTCTGAGCCGGGCGCGGGGCTCCCGCAGATGTCCGCGACTGCGCTGCTGCAGAAGGCCGCGCAGATGGGGGCGACGACGAGCAGCCATAATGCTGGCGCCGGCAGCGCCGGGCTGCTCCGTGGCCCGGGTATGAGGGGCGGCAGCGGGGAAGGCGGGTCGGCGTTGGCCGCGGCAGCGGCGGCGAAtgagaggcagtcgttccatgaccTCATCATGAACTCTCTGGGTAGCGGAAGCGGCGCCAGTGCTACAACCGGCGGCCGGGCCGGGCCGTTCGGCAGCGGCGGGGGCTTCCCCGTGGACGACGGCAAGCTGAGCACTCGGGACTTCCTCGGCGTCGGCCCTGGCGGCGTGGTGCAAGCCGGCATGGGCCCGCCCCGGCGGCACAGCGGCGGCGCCGGACTCCACATGGGCTCGCTGGACCCTGCCGAGCTGAAGTAG